A window from Festucalex cinctus isolate MCC-2025b chromosome 4, RoL_Fcin_1.0, whole genome shotgun sequence encodes these proteins:
- the tjp1a gene encoding tight junction protein 1 isoform X4 produces the protein MKYQKYITVMQMAMGVTASNKDCLPTKRQLWVTPSDGETSPSGVPDSSDGPIGATGGAGAMAMPATSTLSLPMSQGKPSLRRIKGRIHRSKSLDSMDLLDANSAAMEETVIWEQHTVTLHRAAGFGFGIAISGGRDNPHFQSGETSIVISDVLKGGPAEGLLQENDRVVMVNAVSMDNVEHAYAVQQLRKSGKNAKITIRRKRKVQIPVSRPGDRETMSEHEEEDSDEEDGYEHHSGRAGKSAYAGASGGTSSSRRHDRERSSSGRRDHSASRERSVSPRSDRRSQASSAPSRPSKVTLVKSRKNEAEYGLRLASHIFVKDISPESLAARDGNIQEGDVVLKINGTVTENLSLIDAKKLIERSKGKLKMVVQRDDRATLLNIPDLDDSIPSGNNSDRDDISEIHSLTSDHSNRSRGRGRSRSPDKNDTSDHLRLSPRQITNGSHRSRDEERSKPGVMSTPVKSSDDGVLSQGSDQTSSRDDKPLPPLPEPKPVYAQPGQPDVDLPVSPSDAPVPSAAHDDSILRPSMKLVKFKKGESVGLRLAGGNDVGIFVAGVLEDSPAAKEGLEEGDQILRVNNVDFANIIREEAVLFLLDLPRGEEVTILAQKKKDVYRRIVESDVGDSFYIRTHFEYEKESPYGLSFNKGEVFRVVDTLYNGKLGSWLAIRIGKNHQEVERGIIPNKNRAEQLSSVQYTLPKTPGGDRADFWRFRGLRSSKRNLRKSREDLSAQPVQTKFPAYERVVLREAGFLRPVVIFGPIADVAREKLAREEPDVFELAKTQQQQGGEKSEPRDAGTDQKSSGIIRLHTIKQIIDRDKHAVLDITPNAVDRLNYAQWYPIVVFLNPDTKQGVKNMRTRLCPESRKSARKLYERALKLRKNNHHLFTTTINLNNMNDGWFGALKEIIQQQQNQLVWVSEGKADGAAEDDLDIHDDRLSYLSAPGSEYSMYSTDSRHTSDYEDTDTEGGAYTDQELDETLNDDVGPPTGPAITRSSEPVREDPPVIQEPSGFAGYQHGLQSDPLNRIDPAGFKAPAPQQKAEATAIPSNPQLPEPLAETVTPAVKTVGGPSPAEAPGAHRRLPSPNPEAGSLKRPTPELAPESVTSEPRQSGPASSEAKMFAKDPYSPDSTGRSGPGLKAGNYNPQQGYQPDQQPYRDYDHPPSRFDVSSGGAYLEPKYRNYDSPPFENSVPHYDQQQWNPYSQTHSTANSQGYDPRLPYNDGLDSQYTPPPRFDEPPPQQGFDGRPRYGKPAVAGSVRYDDPPPLSPDLHYNQDSQLASHSSAARSPSGQRPAYNQGQTQHVKGYKPQQYDSAPVNSDPSPTSPPKAGVTSFSAADTSKPDTARKELHEEDPAMQPQSVLTRVKMFENKRSVSVDRARDAGDPSGKAADLPLKAGGIIPKANSLSNLDSEKSYKVPEPQKPQSKVADDIVRSNHYDPDEDEDYYRKQLSYFDRLQTGPAKPQAQAQTTHNFSRTESVEKPNSAEKRYEPVPQLTPSLPPAILPKPSTEAKPPSREDTVQSNFLPHKNFPEKSPVNGTSEKPPKTITSGGAPPASSYNRYVPKPYTTSARPFERKFDSPKFNHNLLPNDKPDPASKSASPVKPSQSHNTDHDSGLDTFTRTMDHRSKYQHNNINAVPKAIPVSPTALDDDEDEDEGHTVVATARGIFNSNGGVLSSIETGVSIIIPQGAIPEGIEQEIYFKVCRDNSILPPLDKEKGETLLSPLVMCGPHGLKFLKPVELRLPHCASMTPDGWSFALKSSDSSSGDPKNWQNKSLPGDPNYLVGANCVSVLIDHF, from the exons AGTGCAGCAATGGAGGAAACAGTCATATGGGAACAGCACACAGTGACCCTTCACAGG GCTGCCGGTTTTGGGTTTGGTATTGCCATCTCAGGTGGGCGAGACAACCCACATTTTCAAAGTGGGGAGACGTCTATAGTCATATCTGATGTTTTAAAAGGAGGTCCAGCGGAGGGGTTACTGCA AGAAAATGACCGTGTGGTTATGGTGAATGCAGTGTCGATGGACAACGTGGAGCATGCATATGCTGTGCAACAACTGCGCAAGAGCGGCAAAAATGCAAAGATA aCTATTCGGAGGAAAAGGAAAGTACAGATCCCTGTTTCTCGGCCAGGGGACAGGGAGACCATGTCGGAGCATGAGGAAGAGGACAGCGATGAGGAAGATGGCTATGAGCATCACAGTGGTCGTGCTGGCAAAAGTGCCTATGCTGGGGCAAGTGGAGGCACGAGCAGCAGTCGGCGACATGATCGTGAACGTAGCAGCAGTGGAAGACGAGATCACAGTGCCTCACGGGAAAGGAGCGTCTCGCCACGCTCTGATCGACGTTCACAAGCCTCCTCTGCTCCAAGCAGGCCTTCCAAGGTCACACTTGTCAAGTCGCGGAAAAATGAAG CAGAATATGGACTGCGGTTAGCCAGCCACATCTTTGTGAAGGACATCTCGCCTGAGAGCCTCGCTGCCAGGGATGGGAACATCCAGGAGGGAGATGTTGTTCTGAAG ATCAATGGCACAGTTACTGAGAACCTGTCATTGATAGACGCCAAGAAGCTGATTGAGCGATCAAAGGGCAAGCTGAAAATGGTTGTTCAGAGAGATGACCGAGCCACGCTCCTGAACATTCCTGACCTAGATGACAGCATTCCGTCAGGCAATAACTCAGATAGAGATG ACATTTCAGAAATACATTCACTGACATCAGACCATTCCAATCGATCACGTGGCCGGGGTCGATCACGCTCACCTGACAAGAATGATACATCGGACCATCTCCGGCTCTCACCTCGGCAGATCACCAATGGCAG ccatcgAAGTCGAGATGAGGAGCGATCTAAACCAGGGGTCATGTCCACGCCAGTCAAAAGCTCTGATGATGGTGTTTTGTCTCAGGGCAGTGACCAAACCAGCTCCAGAGATGACAAACCGTTACCTCCGCTGCCTG AACCAAAGCCTGTGTATGCACAGCCTGGCCAGCCTGATGTGGACCTGCCAGTCAGCCCCTCTGATGCACCTGTGCCCAGCGCTGCTCATGATGACAGTATCCTCAG GCCAAGTATGAAGCTGGTCAAGTTCAAAAAGGGAGAGAGTGTTGGTCTTCGGCTAGCTGGAGGGAATGATGTTGGGATTTTTGTAGCCGGAGTTTTGGAGGACAGCCCTGCAGCCAAGGAGGGACTGGAAGAAGGGGACCAGATTCTCAGG GTGAACAATGTGGACTTTGCCAACATAATTAGGGAAGAGGCGGTGCTGTTTCTGCTTGATCTGCCGAGGGGAGAGGAAGTTACAATCCTCgctcaaaagaaaaaagatg TGTATCGGAGAATAGTGGAGTCAGATGTCGGCGACTCCTTCTACATTCGGACGCATTTTGAATATGAAAAAGAGTCACCATATGGCTTGAGCTTTAACAAGGGTGAGGTGTTCCGAGTGGTCGACACCCTCTACAATGGCAAATTAGGCTCCTGGCTTGCTATTCGCATCGGCAAGAACCATCAGGAGGTGGAGAGGGGCATCATACCCAATAAGAACAG GGCTGAACAGCTGTCCAGTGTGCAGTACACCCTCCCCAAAACGCCAGGGGGTGATAGAGCTGATTTCTGGCGATTCCGTGGTTTGAGAAGCTCCAAGAGAAATTTGCGGAAGAGCAGGGAGGACCTTTCAGCACAGCCAGTTCAGACTAAGTTCCCTGCCTATGAGAGGGTGGTGCTGAGGGAAG CTGGGTTTCTGAGGCCTGTGGTCATCTTTGGGCCGATAGCAGACGTCGCAAGAGAAAAGCTGGCCAGAGAGGAGCCTGATGTCTTTGAATTAGCAA AAACACAGCAACAACAAGGAGGAGAAA AAAGTGAACCAAGGGATGCTGGAACTGACCAGAAAAGCTCTGGCATCATTCGCCTGCACACCATCAAACAGATTATTGACCGG gacaaacATGCAGTGCTGGACATCACGCCAAATGCAGTGGACCGCTTGAACTACGCGCAGTGGTATCCAATTGtggtgtttctcaaccctgacACAAAGCAAGGCGTCAAGAACATGAGAACCAGACTCTGCCCAGAGTCTCGGAAGAGTGCCAGGAAGCTCTATGAACGAGCCCTAAAATTGAGGAAGAACAATCACCATCTCTTTACCA CTACCATTAACTTGAACAACATGAACGATGGATGGTTTGGAGCACTCAAGGAAATAATCCAGCAGCAGCAAAACCAGCTGGTGTGGGTTTCTGAGGGCAAG GCTGATGGAGCAGCAGAGGATGATCTGGATATCCATGATGACCGTCTGTCCTACCTGTCAGCACCAGGCAGTGAGTATTCCATGTACAGCACCGACAGCCGCCACACCTCCGACTACGAGGACACGGACACGGAGGGCGGAGCCTACACCGACCAGGAGCTGGACGAAACGCTGAATGACGATGTGGGCCCTCCGACGGGGCCCGCCATCACCCGCTCCTCTGAGCCTGTCCGCGAGGACCCGCCCGTCATCCAGGAACCATCAGGCTTTGCTGGTTACCAACACGGATTGCAGTCGGACCCCCTGAACCGCATCGACCCGGCTGGTTTCAAGGCCCCGGCGCCGCAGCAG AAAGCAGAAGCCACTGCCATCCCTAGCAACCCCCAGCTCCCCGAGCCCCTGGCTGAGACAGTGACCCCTGCCGTAAAAACTGTAGGGGGCCCGAGCCCCGCTGAGGCTCCTGGAGCTCACCGCAGGCTACCAAGCCCCAACCCAGAGGCTGGCTCACTAAAGAGGCCCACGCCTGAGCTAGCCCCTGAGAGTGTCACATCAGAACCAAGACAGTCTGGACCGGCCAGTTCAGAAGCAAAG ATGTTTGCAAAGGATCCATACAGCCCGGACAGCACAGGGAGATCCGGTCCTGGACTGAAAGCTGGGAACTATAACCCTCAACAAGGATATCAACCTGACCAGCAGCCGTACAGAGATTATGACCACCCACCTAGTCGCTTTGATGTCAGCAGCGGAGGTGCTTATCTAGAACCAAAGTACAGAAACTATGACTCTCCGCCCTTTGAGAACAGTGTGCCTCACTATGACCAGCAACAGTGGAACCCTTACAGCCAGACACACTCTACTGCCAACTCCCAGGGCTACGATCCACGCCTGCCATATAACGATGGCCTCGACTCTCAGTACACCCCTCCACCCCGCTTCGACGAACCTCCACCTCAGCAGGGATTCGACGGGCGGCCTCGCTACGGTAAACCTGCAGTTGCGGGGTCTGTCCGTTACGATGACCCCCCACCCCTATCTCCAGACCTGCACTACAACCAAGATTCTCAACTGGCTTCACACTCTTCAGCTGCCCGCTCTCCCAGCGGCCAACGGCCTGCCTACAACCAGGGACAAACACAGCACGTAAAAGGCTACAAACCTCAGCAGTATGACTCTGCACCTGTAAACTCTGACCCCAGCCCCACATCCCCTCCCAAAGCAGGAGTCACCTCATTTTCCGCTGCAGACACTTCGAAGCCTGACACTGCCAGAAAGGAGTTACACGAGGAAGACCCCGCCATGCAACCGCAGTCGGTCCTAACAAGAGTCAAGATGTTTGAAAACAAGCGTTCTGTGTCTGTCGACCGAGCCAGAGATGCAGGAGATCCATCTGGGAAG GCTGCAGATTTGCCTTTGAAAGCAGGGGGAATCATCCCGAAAGCCAATTCTTTGAGCAACCTGGACTCAGAAAAGAGCTATAA AGTCCCCGAGCCTCAGAAGCCTCAGTCCAAAGTGGCTGATGACATTGTGCGTTCTAACCATTATGACCCTGATGAGGATGAGGACTACTACAGGAAACAGCTATCTTACTTTGACAGGCTCCAGACTGGCCCCGCCAAACCCCAAGCGCAAGCACAAACAACGCACAACTTCTCCAG AACAGAATCCGTGGAAAAACCAAATTCAGCAGAGAAAAGATATGAACCAGTACCCCAGTTGACACCCTCTCTACCACCAGCCATACTTCCCAAGCCCTCAACTGAAG CCAAACCTCCTTCCAGGGAGGACACTGTCCAGAGCAACTTCCTGCCTCACAAAAATTTTCCTGAGAAGTCCCCAGTGAATGGCACTAGTGAAAAGCCTCCGAAAACCATCACCAGCGGCGGGGCTCCACCAGCATCTAGCTACAACCGCTATGTGCCCAAACCCTACACAACCTCTGCCAGGCCTTTCGAACGCAAGTTCGACAGTCCCAAATTCAACCACAACCTTCTGCCCAATGACAAGCCAGATCCGGCGTCAAAG AGTGCAAGCCCAGTGAAGCCCTCCCAGTCCCACAACACCGACCATGACAGTGGCCTAGATACATTCACTCGTACGATGGACCATCGCTCCAAGTATCAGCACAACAATATCAATGCTGTGCCCAAGGCCATTCCCGTGAG CCCCACCGCCCTGGacgatgatgaggatgaggatgagggtcACACGGTAGTCGCCACCGCTCGAGGGATCTTCAATAGCAATGGTGGCGTTCTGAGCTCCATTGAGACGGGTGTCAGCATTATCATCCCTCAGGGGGCCATTCCTGAAGGTATTGAGCAGGAGATCTACTTCAAGGTCTGCCGAGATAACAGCATCCTGCCTCCACTTGACAAGGAGAAAG GGGAGACTTTGCTGAGCCCTCTGGTGATGTGTGGACCTCACGGCCTCAAGTTTTTGAAGCCTGTGGAGCTGCGCTTACCTCACTGTGCGTCAATGACCCCTGATGGTTGGTCTTTTGCTCTAAAATCCTCCGACTCCTCGTCGG GTGACCCCAAAAACTGGCAGAACAAGTCTCTCCCTGGGGACCCCAACTACCTGGTGGGAGCCAACTGTGTTTCTGTGCTCATCGACCACTTTTAA
- the tjp1a gene encoding tight junction protein 1 isoform X10 — protein MKYQKYITVMQMAMGVTASNKDCLPTKRQLWVTPSDGETSPSGVPDSSDGPIGATGGAGAMAMPATSTLSLPMSQGKPSLRRIKGRIHRSKSLDSMDLLDANSAAMEETVIWEQHTVTLHRAAGFGFGIAISGGRDNPHFQSGETSIVISDVLKGGPAEGLLQENDRVVMVNAVSMDNVEHAYAVQQLRKSGKNAKITIRRKRKVQIPVSRPGDRETMSEHEEEDSDEEDGYEHHSGRAGKSAYAGASGGTSSSRRHDRERSSSGRRDHSASRERSVSPRSDRRSQASSAPSRPSKVTLVKSRKNEAEYGLRLASHIFVKDISPESLAARDGNIQEGDVVLKINGTVTENLSLIDAKKLIERSKGKLKMVVQRDDRATLLNIPDLDDSIPSGNNSDRDDISEIHSLTSDHSNRSRGRGRSRSPDKNDTSDHLRLSPRQITNGSHRSRDEERSKPGVMSTPVKSSDDGVLSQGSDQTSSRDDKPLPPLPEPKPVYAQPGQPDVDLPVSPSDAPVPSAAHDDSILRPSMKLVKFKKGESVGLRLAGGNDVGIFVAGVLEDSPAAKEGLEEGDQILRVNNVDFANIIREEAVLFLLDLPRGEEVTILAQKKKDVYRRIVESDVGDSFYIRTHFEYEKESPYGLSFNKGEVFRVVDTLYNGKLGSWLAIRIGKNHQEVERGIIPNKNRAEQLSSVQYTLPKTPGGDRADFWRFRGLRSSKRNLRKSREDLSAQPVQTKFPAYERVVLREAGFLRPVVIFGPIADVAREKLAREEPDVFELAKSEPRDAGTDQKSSGIIRLHTIKQIIDRDKHAVLDITPNAVDRLNYAQWYPIVVFLNPDTKQGVKNMRTRLCPESRKSARKLYERALKLRKNNHHLFTTTINLNNMNDGWFGALKEIIQQQQNQLVWVSEGKADGAAEDDLDIHDDRLSYLSAPGSEYSMYSTDSRHTSDYEDTDTEGGAYTDQELDETLNDDVGPPTGPAITRSSEPVREDPPVIQEPSGFAGYQHGLQSDPLNRIDPAGFKAPAPQQKAEATAIPSNPQLPEPLAETVTPAVKTVGGPSPAEAPGAHRRLPSPNPEAGSLKRPTPELAPESVTSEPRQSGPASSEAKMFAKDPYSPDSTGRSGPGLKAGNYNPQQGYQPDQQPYRDYDHPPSRFDVSSGGAYLEPKYRNYDSPPFENSVPHYDQQQWNPYSQTHSTANSQGYDPRLPYNDGLDSQYTPPPRFDEPPPQQGFDGRPRYGKPAVAGSVRYDDPPPLSPDLHYNQDSQLASHSSAARSPSGQRPAYNQGQTQHVKGYKPQQYDSAPVNSDPSPTSPPKAGVTSFSAADTSKPDTARKELHEEDPAMQPQSVLTRVKMFENKRSVSVDRARDAGDPSGKAADLPLKAGGIIPKANSLSNLDSEKSYKVPEPQKPQSKVADDIVRSNHYDPDEDEDYYRKQLSYFDRLQTGPAKPQAQAQTTHNFSRTESVEKPNSAEKRYEPVPQLTPSLPPAILPKPSTEAKPPSREDTVQSNFLPHKNFPEKSPVNGTSEKPPKTITSGGAPPASSYNRYVPKPYTTSARPFERKFDSPKFNHNLLPNDKPDPASKSASPVKPSQSHNTDHDSGLDTFTRTMDHRSKYQHNNINAVPKAIPVSPTALDDDEDEDEGHTVVATARGIFNSNGGVLSSIETGVSIIIPQGAIPEGIEQEIYFKVCRDNSILPPLDKEKGETLLSPLVMCGPHGLKFLKPVELRLPHCASMTPDGDPKNWQNKSLPGDPNYLVGANCVSVLIDHF, from the exons AGTGCAGCAATGGAGGAAACAGTCATATGGGAACAGCACACAGTGACCCTTCACAGG GCTGCCGGTTTTGGGTTTGGTATTGCCATCTCAGGTGGGCGAGACAACCCACATTTTCAAAGTGGGGAGACGTCTATAGTCATATCTGATGTTTTAAAAGGAGGTCCAGCGGAGGGGTTACTGCA AGAAAATGACCGTGTGGTTATGGTGAATGCAGTGTCGATGGACAACGTGGAGCATGCATATGCTGTGCAACAACTGCGCAAGAGCGGCAAAAATGCAAAGATA aCTATTCGGAGGAAAAGGAAAGTACAGATCCCTGTTTCTCGGCCAGGGGACAGGGAGACCATGTCGGAGCATGAGGAAGAGGACAGCGATGAGGAAGATGGCTATGAGCATCACAGTGGTCGTGCTGGCAAAAGTGCCTATGCTGGGGCAAGTGGAGGCACGAGCAGCAGTCGGCGACATGATCGTGAACGTAGCAGCAGTGGAAGACGAGATCACAGTGCCTCACGGGAAAGGAGCGTCTCGCCACGCTCTGATCGACGTTCACAAGCCTCCTCTGCTCCAAGCAGGCCTTCCAAGGTCACACTTGTCAAGTCGCGGAAAAATGAAG CAGAATATGGACTGCGGTTAGCCAGCCACATCTTTGTGAAGGACATCTCGCCTGAGAGCCTCGCTGCCAGGGATGGGAACATCCAGGAGGGAGATGTTGTTCTGAAG ATCAATGGCACAGTTACTGAGAACCTGTCATTGATAGACGCCAAGAAGCTGATTGAGCGATCAAAGGGCAAGCTGAAAATGGTTGTTCAGAGAGATGACCGAGCCACGCTCCTGAACATTCCTGACCTAGATGACAGCATTCCGTCAGGCAATAACTCAGATAGAGATG ACATTTCAGAAATACATTCACTGACATCAGACCATTCCAATCGATCACGTGGCCGGGGTCGATCACGCTCACCTGACAAGAATGATACATCGGACCATCTCCGGCTCTCACCTCGGCAGATCACCAATGGCAG ccatcgAAGTCGAGATGAGGAGCGATCTAAACCAGGGGTCATGTCCACGCCAGTCAAAAGCTCTGATGATGGTGTTTTGTCTCAGGGCAGTGACCAAACCAGCTCCAGAGATGACAAACCGTTACCTCCGCTGCCTG AACCAAAGCCTGTGTATGCACAGCCTGGCCAGCCTGATGTGGACCTGCCAGTCAGCCCCTCTGATGCACCTGTGCCCAGCGCTGCTCATGATGACAGTATCCTCAG GCCAAGTATGAAGCTGGTCAAGTTCAAAAAGGGAGAGAGTGTTGGTCTTCGGCTAGCTGGAGGGAATGATGTTGGGATTTTTGTAGCCGGAGTTTTGGAGGACAGCCCTGCAGCCAAGGAGGGACTGGAAGAAGGGGACCAGATTCTCAGG GTGAACAATGTGGACTTTGCCAACATAATTAGGGAAGAGGCGGTGCTGTTTCTGCTTGATCTGCCGAGGGGAGAGGAAGTTACAATCCTCgctcaaaagaaaaaagatg TGTATCGGAGAATAGTGGAGTCAGATGTCGGCGACTCCTTCTACATTCGGACGCATTTTGAATATGAAAAAGAGTCACCATATGGCTTGAGCTTTAACAAGGGTGAGGTGTTCCGAGTGGTCGACACCCTCTACAATGGCAAATTAGGCTCCTGGCTTGCTATTCGCATCGGCAAGAACCATCAGGAGGTGGAGAGGGGCATCATACCCAATAAGAACAG GGCTGAACAGCTGTCCAGTGTGCAGTACACCCTCCCCAAAACGCCAGGGGGTGATAGAGCTGATTTCTGGCGATTCCGTGGTTTGAGAAGCTCCAAGAGAAATTTGCGGAAGAGCAGGGAGGACCTTTCAGCACAGCCAGTTCAGACTAAGTTCCCTGCCTATGAGAGGGTGGTGCTGAGGGAAG CTGGGTTTCTGAGGCCTGTGGTCATCTTTGGGCCGATAGCAGACGTCGCAAGAGAAAAGCTGGCCAGAGAGGAGCCTGATGTCTTTGAATTAGCAA AAAGTGAACCAAGGGATGCTGGAACTGACCAGAAAAGCTCTGGCATCATTCGCCTGCACACCATCAAACAGATTATTGACCGG gacaaacATGCAGTGCTGGACATCACGCCAAATGCAGTGGACCGCTTGAACTACGCGCAGTGGTATCCAATTGtggtgtttctcaaccctgacACAAAGCAAGGCGTCAAGAACATGAGAACCAGACTCTGCCCAGAGTCTCGGAAGAGTGCCAGGAAGCTCTATGAACGAGCCCTAAAATTGAGGAAGAACAATCACCATCTCTTTACCA CTACCATTAACTTGAACAACATGAACGATGGATGGTTTGGAGCACTCAAGGAAATAATCCAGCAGCAGCAAAACCAGCTGGTGTGGGTTTCTGAGGGCAAG GCTGATGGAGCAGCAGAGGATGATCTGGATATCCATGATGACCGTCTGTCCTACCTGTCAGCACCAGGCAGTGAGTATTCCATGTACAGCACCGACAGCCGCCACACCTCCGACTACGAGGACACGGACACGGAGGGCGGAGCCTACACCGACCAGGAGCTGGACGAAACGCTGAATGACGATGTGGGCCCTCCGACGGGGCCCGCCATCACCCGCTCCTCTGAGCCTGTCCGCGAGGACCCGCCCGTCATCCAGGAACCATCAGGCTTTGCTGGTTACCAACACGGATTGCAGTCGGACCCCCTGAACCGCATCGACCCGGCTGGTTTCAAGGCCCCGGCGCCGCAGCAG AAAGCAGAAGCCACTGCCATCCCTAGCAACCCCCAGCTCCCCGAGCCCCTGGCTGAGACAGTGACCCCTGCCGTAAAAACTGTAGGGGGCCCGAGCCCCGCTGAGGCTCCTGGAGCTCACCGCAGGCTACCAAGCCCCAACCCAGAGGCTGGCTCACTAAAGAGGCCCACGCCTGAGCTAGCCCCTGAGAGTGTCACATCAGAACCAAGACAGTCTGGACCGGCCAGTTCAGAAGCAAAG ATGTTTGCAAAGGATCCATACAGCCCGGACAGCACAGGGAGATCCGGTCCTGGACTGAAAGCTGGGAACTATAACCCTCAACAAGGATATCAACCTGACCAGCAGCCGTACAGAGATTATGACCACCCACCTAGTCGCTTTGATGTCAGCAGCGGAGGTGCTTATCTAGAACCAAAGTACAGAAACTATGACTCTCCGCCCTTTGAGAACAGTGTGCCTCACTATGACCAGCAACAGTGGAACCCTTACAGCCAGACACACTCTACTGCCAACTCCCAGGGCTACGATCCACGCCTGCCATATAACGATGGCCTCGACTCTCAGTACACCCCTCCACCCCGCTTCGACGAACCTCCACCTCAGCAGGGATTCGACGGGCGGCCTCGCTACGGTAAACCTGCAGTTGCGGGGTCTGTCCGTTACGATGACCCCCCACCCCTATCTCCAGACCTGCACTACAACCAAGATTCTCAACTGGCTTCACACTCTTCAGCTGCCCGCTCTCCCAGCGGCCAACGGCCTGCCTACAACCAGGGACAAACACAGCACGTAAAAGGCTACAAACCTCAGCAGTATGACTCTGCACCTGTAAACTCTGACCCCAGCCCCACATCCCCTCCCAAAGCAGGAGTCACCTCATTTTCCGCTGCAGACACTTCGAAGCCTGACACTGCCAGAAAGGAGTTACACGAGGAAGACCCCGCCATGCAACCGCAGTCGGTCCTAACAAGAGTCAAGATGTTTGAAAACAAGCGTTCTGTGTCTGTCGACCGAGCCAGAGATGCAGGAGATCCATCTGGGAAG GCTGCAGATTTGCCTTTGAAAGCAGGGGGAATCATCCCGAAAGCCAATTCTTTGAGCAACCTGGACTCAGAAAAGAGCTATAA AGTCCCCGAGCCTCAGAAGCCTCAGTCCAAAGTGGCTGATGACATTGTGCGTTCTAACCATTATGACCCTGATGAGGATGAGGACTACTACAGGAAACAGCTATCTTACTTTGACAGGCTCCAGACTGGCCCCGCCAAACCCCAAGCGCAAGCACAAACAACGCACAACTTCTCCAG AACAGAATCCGTGGAAAAACCAAATTCAGCAGAGAAAAGATATGAACCAGTACCCCAGTTGACACCCTCTCTACCACCAGCCATACTTCCCAAGCCCTCAACTGAAG CCAAACCTCCTTCCAGGGAGGACACTGTCCAGAGCAACTTCCTGCCTCACAAAAATTTTCCTGAGAAGTCCCCAGTGAATGGCACTAGTGAAAAGCCTCCGAAAACCATCACCAGCGGCGGGGCTCCACCAGCATCTAGCTACAACCGCTATGTGCCCAAACCCTACACAACCTCTGCCAGGCCTTTCGAACGCAAGTTCGACAGTCCCAAATTCAACCACAACCTTCTGCCCAATGACAAGCCAGATCCGGCGTCAAAG AGTGCAAGCCCAGTGAAGCCCTCCCAGTCCCACAACACCGACCATGACAGTGGCCTAGATACATTCACTCGTACGATGGACCATCGCTCCAAGTATCAGCACAACAATATCAATGCTGTGCCCAAGGCCATTCCCGTGAG CCCCACCGCCCTGGacgatgatgaggatgaggatgagggtcACACGGTAGTCGCCACCGCTCGAGGGATCTTCAATAGCAATGGTGGCGTTCTGAGCTCCATTGAGACGGGTGTCAGCATTATCATCCCTCAGGGGGCCATTCCTGAAGGTATTGAGCAGGAGATCTACTTCAAGGTCTGCCGAGATAACAGCATCCTGCCTCCACTTGACAAGGAGAAAG GGGAGACTTTGCTGAGCCCTCTGGTGATGTGTGGACCTCACGGCCTCAAGTTTTTGAAGCCTGTGGAGCTGCGCTTACCTCACTGTGCGTCAATGACCCCTGATG GTGACCCCAAAAACTGGCAGAACAAGTCTCTCCCTGGGGACCCCAACTACCTGGTGGGAGCCAACTGTGTTTCTGTGCTCATCGACCACTTTTAA